From Scophthalmus maximus strain ysfricsl-2021 chromosome 14, ASM2237912v1, whole genome shotgun sequence, one genomic window encodes:
- the LOC118282968 gene encoding protein FAM171B-like isoform X5, giving the protein MGAVEKESRAGVSGPGSSVPLLLCGVVDVDATCGEGTGTLSRSSPGAMRPSIRVLLSALVWCTSGGGSAELTAELTAAAGRSLHGDDGTFAERDRAGQGPSEERPQQEPDPPPGSAFNLRVQVSDVLSHQFLSQAAVEVYINYTRANAARTGEDGAVLLHVPYRPGLPIAVVAGKDGYICTLLPCRTSRMPIFSSVTMPLLGLNQGNIWLFEDSILITGKTSDAWSQPVVQFPRSLLNLTEGSNVTSVKAFLTVPQLSSEGVSSLNTLGIMSTKSGFVSVELSPVAAVSVQLFSGDTELRVSGPIQISLSVPDSCGLQMSNVVPAWFFNRTTGGWMRKGLGTVVTVKGKLMWTFTAPHLGYWIAAPLSSTRGFFGLAIPTDFLLHHSSLLMVVLGGALVIVICLLVGLLSCRRSSLSGRETKRILPVMRKDQTTSTCDEEVFEVYSRDVSRPQDGLNRFLKEHGDNRHKSSVGGSVIANPNAVAVGTELDLNTEPNDVACLYKTAEQMRVQASLAENLFFYNQPVAILHAPAFFHLEEQEEQPQWAKSATLPRAGASNSAASESLSKDSFTQTLPKGPPLTQNQEVETDDQLGVLGASRGAASTSTSRAHFNLPESASVPGTLNKISDSRHLAPQPPRAWFVSLEGKPAAEIRYAVSEQQRRRRPAESRETSLDSGVDMSELNQSSGRRAVTLERNSTFVKSASSSKHTAPQ; this is encoded by the exons ATGGGGGCAGTGGAGAAAGAAAGCCGCGCTGGTGTCAGTGGACCGGGCTCCTCTGTGCCTCTGCTCCTGTGTGGAGTCGTGGATGTAGATGCGACCTGTGGCGAGGGAACAGGGACACTGAGCCGCAGCTCGCCCGGAGCCATGCGCCCGTCGATCCGTGTGCTTCTGTCCGCGCTGGTGTGGTGCACCAGCGGCGGAGGCTCCGCGGAGCTCACCGCGGAGCTCACCGCGGCCGCGGGACGCTCCCTGCATGGCGATGACGGGACCTTTGCAGAGCGGGATCGCGCGGGACAAGGGCCCTCTGAGGAGCGACCACAACAAGAGCCGGACCCCCCGCCAG gTTCTGCATTTAACCTGAGGGTGCAGGTTAGCGATGTGCTGAGTCACCAGTTCCTGAGCCAGGCAGCGGTGGAGGTCTACATCAACTACACCAGGGCCAACGCCGCTCGCACCGGGGAGGACGGCGCCGTTCTGCTTCACGTACCTTACCGACCCGGACTGCCCATCGCAGTTGTGGCCGGCAAGGACGGCTACATTTGCACACTGCTGCCTTGCAGAACCAGCAGGATGCCAA TATTTTCATCAGTGACCATGCCACTACTTGGTCTAAATCAAGGAAACATCTGGCTCTTTGAAGATTCTATCCTGATCACTGGAAAAACATCTG atgcTTGGTCGCAGCCTGTTGTCCAGTTTCCCAGGAGCCTGCTGAATCTGACAGAGGGCAGTAATGTCACCTCGGTCAAAGCCTTCCTGACCGTTCCCCAGCTGTCGTCAGAGGGTGTCAGCTCTCTCAACACATTGGGCATCATGAGCACTAAATCAG GGTTTGTCAGCGTGGAGCTGAGCCCGGTGGCGGCTGTCAGCGTGCAGCTTTTCTCAGGAGACACAGAGTTACGTGTGAGCGGGCCCATCCAGATCAGCCTCAGTGTTCCTGACAGCTGTGGCCTTCAGATGTCCAACGTTGTCCCAGCATGGTTCTTTAACCGGACTACCG GTGGCTGGATGAGAAAAGGTCTAGGGACGGTGGTGACAGTAAAGGGAAAACTCATGTGGACATTCACAGCTCCTCACCTTGGCTACTGGATCGCAGCACCTTTGTCATCTACCAGAG GCTTCTTTGGACTTGCCATTCCCACTGACTTCCTCTTACACCATTCGTCGCTCCTGATGGTCGTCCTCGGAGGAGCGCTCGTTATTGTGATCTGCCTTCTGGTTGGATTGTTGTCATGTCGCAG AAGTTCCCTCAGCGGAAGAGAGACCAAGAGGATCCTACCAGTGATGAGAAAAGACCAAACCACCTCCACATGTGACGAAGAAGTCTTCGAGGTGTATTCAAGGGACGTCTCTCGACCACAGGATGGCCTGAACAGGTTTCTCAAAGAACACGGGGACAACCGACACAAGTCCTCCGTTGGTGGCAGCGTAATAGCCAATCCCAATGCTGTGGCTGTGGGCACCGAACTGGACCTTAACACGGAACCTAACGATGTGGCTTGTTTATACAAAACTGCAGAGCAGATGAGAGTTCAGGCGTCTCTGGCTGagaatttgtttttctacaacCAGCCTGTTGCCATCCTTCATGCCCCAGCATTCTTCCATTTGGAGGAGCAAGAGGAACAGCCCCAGTGGGCCAAGTCAGCCACTCTCCCCCGTGCAGGGGCCTCGAACAGTGCTGCCTCTGAGTCGCTGAGTAAAGACAGCTTCACCCAGACACTGCCAAAAGGTCCGCCTTTGACCCAGAACCAGGAGGTGGAAACGGATGATCAGCTGGGAGTTCTGGGGGCCTCCCGGGGAGCGGCCTCCACCAGCACATCCAGGGCTCACTTCAACCTCCCGGAGTCTGCGTCAGTCCCGGgaacattaaataaaatcagCGACAGCAGGCACTTGGCACCCCAGCCTCCCCGGGCCTGGTTTGTGTCGCTGGAGGGCAAACCTGCCGCCGAGATCCGTTACGCCgtgtcagagcagcagaggagacgaAGGCCGGCGGAGAGTCGGGAAACCAGTTTGGACTCGGGGGTGGACATGAGCGAGCTGAACCAGTCGTCTGGACGGAGGGCTGTCACACTGGAGCGCAATTCTACTTTTGTCAAAAGCGCGTCCAGCAGTAAACACACAGCTCCACAGTAA
- the LOC118282968 gene encoding protein FAM171B-like isoform X3, protein MGAVEKESRAGVSGPGSSVPLLLCGVVDVDATCGEGTGTLSRSSPGAMRPSIRVLLSALVWCTSGGGSAELTAELTAAAGRSLHGDDGTFAERDRAGQGPSEERPQQEPDPPPGSAFNLRVQVSDVLSHQFLSQAAVEVYINYTRANAARTGEDGAVLLHVPYRPGLPIAVVAGKDGYICTLLPCRTSRMPSEMLRLFSSVTMPLLGLNQGNIWLFEDSILITGKTSDAWSQPVVQFPRSLLNLTEGSNVTSVKAFLTVPQLSSEGVSSLNTLGIMSTKSGFVSVELSPVAAVSVQLFSGDTELRVSGPIQISLSVPDSCGLQMSNVVPAWFFNRTTGGWMRKGLGTVVTVKGKLMWTFTAPHLGYWIAAPLSSTRGFFGLAIPTDFLLHHSSLLMVVLGGALVIVICLLVGLLSCRRSSLSGRETKRILPVMRKDQTTSTCDEEVFEVYSRDVSRPQDGLNRFLKEHGDNRHKSSVGGSVIANPNAVAVGTELDLNTEPNDVACLYKTAEQMRVQASLAENLFFYNQPVAILHAPAFFHLEEQEEQPQWAKSATLPRAGASNSAASESLSKDSFTQTLPKGPPLTQNQEVETDDQLGVLGASRGAASTSTSRAHFNLPESASVPGTLNKISDSRHLAPQPPRAWFVSLEGKPAAEIRYAVSEQQRRRRPAESRETSLDSGVDMSELNQSSGRRAVTLERNSTFVKSASSSKHTAPQ, encoded by the exons ATGGGGGCAGTGGAGAAAGAAAGCCGCGCTGGTGTCAGTGGACCGGGCTCCTCTGTGCCTCTGCTCCTGTGTGGAGTCGTGGATGTAGATGCGACCTGTGGCGAGGGAACAGGGACACTGAGCCGCAGCTCGCCCGGAGCCATGCGCCCGTCGATCCGTGTGCTTCTGTCCGCGCTGGTGTGGTGCACCAGCGGCGGAGGCTCCGCGGAGCTCACCGCGGAGCTCACCGCGGCCGCGGGACGCTCCCTGCATGGCGATGACGGGACCTTTGCAGAGCGGGATCGCGCGGGACAAGGGCCCTCTGAGGAGCGACCACAACAAGAGCCGGACCCCCCGCCAG gTTCTGCATTTAACCTGAGGGTGCAGGTTAGCGATGTGCTGAGTCACCAGTTCCTGAGCCAGGCAGCGGTGGAGGTCTACATCAACTACACCAGGGCCAACGCCGCTCGCACCGGGGAGGACGGCGCCGTTCTGCTTCACGTACCTTACCGACCCGGACTGCCCATCGCAGTTGTGGCCGGCAAGGACGGCTACATTTGCACACTGCTGCCTTGCAGAACCAGCAGGATGCCAAGTGAGATGCtcagat TATTTTCATCAGTGACCATGCCACTACTTGGTCTAAATCAAGGAAACATCTGGCTCTTTGAAGATTCTATCCTGATCACTGGAAAAACATCTG atgcTTGGTCGCAGCCTGTTGTCCAGTTTCCCAGGAGCCTGCTGAATCTGACAGAGGGCAGTAATGTCACCTCGGTCAAAGCCTTCCTGACCGTTCCCCAGCTGTCGTCAGAGGGTGTCAGCTCTCTCAACACATTGGGCATCATGAGCACTAAATCAG GGTTTGTCAGCGTGGAGCTGAGCCCGGTGGCGGCTGTCAGCGTGCAGCTTTTCTCAGGAGACACAGAGTTACGTGTGAGCGGGCCCATCCAGATCAGCCTCAGTGTTCCTGACAGCTGTGGCCTTCAGATGTCCAACGTTGTCCCAGCATGGTTCTTTAACCGGACTACCG GTGGCTGGATGAGAAAAGGTCTAGGGACGGTGGTGACAGTAAAGGGAAAACTCATGTGGACATTCACAGCTCCTCACCTTGGCTACTGGATCGCAGCACCTTTGTCATCTACCAGAG GCTTCTTTGGACTTGCCATTCCCACTGACTTCCTCTTACACCATTCGTCGCTCCTGATGGTCGTCCTCGGAGGAGCGCTCGTTATTGTGATCTGCCTTCTGGTTGGATTGTTGTCATGTCGCAG AAGTTCCCTCAGCGGAAGAGAGACCAAGAGGATCCTACCAGTGATGAGAAAAGACCAAACCACCTCCACATGTGACGAAGAAGTCTTCGAGGTGTATTCAAGGGACGTCTCTCGACCACAGGATGGCCTGAACAGGTTTCTCAAAGAACACGGGGACAACCGACACAAGTCCTCCGTTGGTGGCAGCGTAATAGCCAATCCCAATGCTGTGGCTGTGGGCACCGAACTGGACCTTAACACGGAACCTAACGATGTGGCTTGTTTATACAAAACTGCAGAGCAGATGAGAGTTCAGGCGTCTCTGGCTGagaatttgtttttctacaacCAGCCTGTTGCCATCCTTCATGCCCCAGCATTCTTCCATTTGGAGGAGCAAGAGGAACAGCCCCAGTGGGCCAAGTCAGCCACTCTCCCCCGTGCAGGGGCCTCGAACAGTGCTGCCTCTGAGTCGCTGAGTAAAGACAGCTTCACCCAGACACTGCCAAAAGGTCCGCCTTTGACCCAGAACCAGGAGGTGGAAACGGATGATCAGCTGGGAGTTCTGGGGGCCTCCCGGGGAGCGGCCTCCACCAGCACATCCAGGGCTCACTTCAACCTCCCGGAGTCTGCGTCAGTCCCGGgaacattaaataaaatcagCGACAGCAGGCACTTGGCACCCCAGCCTCCCCGGGCCTGGTTTGTGTCGCTGGAGGGCAAACCTGCCGCCGAGATCCGTTACGCCgtgtcagagcagcagaggagacgaAGGCCGGCGGAGAGTCGGGAAACCAGTTTGGACTCGGGGGTGGACATGAGCGAGCTGAACCAGTCGTCTGGACGGAGGGCTGTCACACTGGAGCGCAATTCTACTTTTGTCAAAAGCGCGTCCAGCAGTAAACACACAGCTCCACAGTAA
- the LOC118282968 gene encoding protein FAM171B-like isoform X1 produces the protein MGAVEKESRAGVSGPGSSVPLLLCGVVDVDATCGEGTGTLSRSSPGAMRPSIRVLLSALVWCTSGGGSAELTAELTAAAGRSLHGDDGTFAERDRAGQGPSEERPQQEPDPPPGSAFNLRVQVSDVLSHQFLSQAAVEVYINYTRANAARTGEDGAVLLHVPYRPGLPIAVVAGKDGYICTLLPCRTSRMPSEMLRLFSSVTMPLLGLNQGNIWLFEDSILITGKTSDAWSQPVVQFPRSLLNLTEGSNVTSVKAFLTVPQLSSEGVSSLNTLGIMSTKSGRSGFVSVELSPVAAVSVQLFSGDTELRVSGPIQISLSVPDSCGLQMSNVVPAWFFNRTTGGWMRKGLGTVVTVKGKLMWTFTAPHLGYWIAAPLSSTRGFFGLAIPTDFLLHHSSLLMVVLGGALVIVICLLVGLLSCRRSSLSGRETKRILPVMRKDQTTSTCDEEVFEVYSRDVSRPQDGLNRFLKEHGDNRHKSSVGGSVIANPNAVAVGTELDLNTEPNDVACLYKTAEQMRVQASLAENLFFYNQPVAILHAPAFFHLEEQEEQPQWAKSATLPRAGASNSAASESLSKDSFTQTLPKGPPLTQNQEVETDDQLGVLGASRGAASTSTSRAHFNLPESASVPGTLNKISDSRHLAPQPPRAWFVSLEGKPAAEIRYAVSEQQRRRRPAESRETSLDSGVDMSELNQSSGRRAVTLERNSTFVKSASSSKHTAPQ, from the exons ATGGGGGCAGTGGAGAAAGAAAGCCGCGCTGGTGTCAGTGGACCGGGCTCCTCTGTGCCTCTGCTCCTGTGTGGAGTCGTGGATGTAGATGCGACCTGTGGCGAGGGAACAGGGACACTGAGCCGCAGCTCGCCCGGAGCCATGCGCCCGTCGATCCGTGTGCTTCTGTCCGCGCTGGTGTGGTGCACCAGCGGCGGAGGCTCCGCGGAGCTCACCGCGGAGCTCACCGCGGCCGCGGGACGCTCCCTGCATGGCGATGACGGGACCTTTGCAGAGCGGGATCGCGCGGGACAAGGGCCCTCTGAGGAGCGACCACAACAAGAGCCGGACCCCCCGCCAG gTTCTGCATTTAACCTGAGGGTGCAGGTTAGCGATGTGCTGAGTCACCAGTTCCTGAGCCAGGCAGCGGTGGAGGTCTACATCAACTACACCAGGGCCAACGCCGCTCGCACCGGGGAGGACGGCGCCGTTCTGCTTCACGTACCTTACCGACCCGGACTGCCCATCGCAGTTGTGGCCGGCAAGGACGGCTACATTTGCACACTGCTGCCTTGCAGAACCAGCAGGATGCCAAGTGAGATGCtcagat TATTTTCATCAGTGACCATGCCACTACTTGGTCTAAATCAAGGAAACATCTGGCTCTTTGAAGATTCTATCCTGATCACTGGAAAAACATCTG atgcTTGGTCGCAGCCTGTTGTCCAGTTTCCCAGGAGCCTGCTGAATCTGACAGAGGGCAGTAATGTCACCTCGGTCAAAGCCTTCCTGACCGTTCCCCAGCTGTCGTCAGAGGGTGTCAGCTCTCTCAACACATTGGGCATCATGAGCACTAAATCAGGTagatcag GGTTTGTCAGCGTGGAGCTGAGCCCGGTGGCGGCTGTCAGCGTGCAGCTTTTCTCAGGAGACACAGAGTTACGTGTGAGCGGGCCCATCCAGATCAGCCTCAGTGTTCCTGACAGCTGTGGCCTTCAGATGTCCAACGTTGTCCCAGCATGGTTCTTTAACCGGACTACCG GTGGCTGGATGAGAAAAGGTCTAGGGACGGTGGTGACAGTAAAGGGAAAACTCATGTGGACATTCACAGCTCCTCACCTTGGCTACTGGATCGCAGCACCTTTGTCATCTACCAGAG GCTTCTTTGGACTTGCCATTCCCACTGACTTCCTCTTACACCATTCGTCGCTCCTGATGGTCGTCCTCGGAGGAGCGCTCGTTATTGTGATCTGCCTTCTGGTTGGATTGTTGTCATGTCGCAG AAGTTCCCTCAGCGGAAGAGAGACCAAGAGGATCCTACCAGTGATGAGAAAAGACCAAACCACCTCCACATGTGACGAAGAAGTCTTCGAGGTGTATTCAAGGGACGTCTCTCGACCACAGGATGGCCTGAACAGGTTTCTCAAAGAACACGGGGACAACCGACACAAGTCCTCCGTTGGTGGCAGCGTAATAGCCAATCCCAATGCTGTGGCTGTGGGCACCGAACTGGACCTTAACACGGAACCTAACGATGTGGCTTGTTTATACAAAACTGCAGAGCAGATGAGAGTTCAGGCGTCTCTGGCTGagaatttgtttttctacaacCAGCCTGTTGCCATCCTTCATGCCCCAGCATTCTTCCATTTGGAGGAGCAAGAGGAACAGCCCCAGTGGGCCAAGTCAGCCACTCTCCCCCGTGCAGGGGCCTCGAACAGTGCTGCCTCTGAGTCGCTGAGTAAAGACAGCTTCACCCAGACACTGCCAAAAGGTCCGCCTTTGACCCAGAACCAGGAGGTGGAAACGGATGATCAGCTGGGAGTTCTGGGGGCCTCCCGGGGAGCGGCCTCCACCAGCACATCCAGGGCTCACTTCAACCTCCCGGAGTCTGCGTCAGTCCCGGgaacattaaataaaatcagCGACAGCAGGCACTTGGCACCCCAGCCTCCCCGGGCCTGGTTTGTGTCGCTGGAGGGCAAACCTGCCGCCGAGATCCGTTACGCCgtgtcagagcagcagaggagacgaAGGCCGGCGGAGAGTCGGGAAACCAGTTTGGACTCGGGGGTGGACATGAGCGAGCTGAACCAGTCGTCTGGACGGAGGGCTGTCACACTGGAGCGCAATTCTACTTTTGTCAAAAGCGCGTCCAGCAGTAAACACACAGCTCCACAGTAA
- the LOC118282968 gene encoding protein FAM171B-like isoform X2, which produces MGAVEKESRAGVSGPGSSVPLLLCGVVDVDATCGEGTGTLSRSSPGAMRPSIRVLLSALVWCTSGGGSAELTAELTAAAGRSLHGDDGTFAERDRAGQGPSEERPQQEPDPPPGSAFNLRVQVSDVLSHQFLSQAAVEVYINYTRANAARTGEDGAVLLHVPYRPGLPIAVVAGKDGYICTLLPCRTSRMPSEMLRLFSSVTMPLLGLNQGNIWLFEDSILITGKTSDAWSQPVVQFPRSLLNLTEGSNVTSVKAFLTVPQLSSEGVSSLNTLGIMSTKSGRSGFVSVELSPVAAVSVQLFSGDTELRVSGPIQISLSVPDSCGLQMSNVVPAWFFNRTTGGWMRKGLGTVVTVKGKLMWTFTAPHLGYWIAAPLSSTRGFFGLAIPTDFLLHHSSLLMVVLGGALVIVICLLVGLLSCRSSLSGRETKRILPVMRKDQTTSTCDEEVFEVYSRDVSRPQDGLNRFLKEHGDNRHKSSVGGSVIANPNAVAVGTELDLNTEPNDVACLYKTAEQMRVQASLAENLFFYNQPVAILHAPAFFHLEEQEEQPQWAKSATLPRAGASNSAASESLSKDSFTQTLPKGPPLTQNQEVETDDQLGVLGASRGAASTSTSRAHFNLPESASVPGTLNKISDSRHLAPQPPRAWFVSLEGKPAAEIRYAVSEQQRRRRPAESRETSLDSGVDMSELNQSSGRRAVTLERNSTFVKSASSSKHTAPQ; this is translated from the exons ATGGGGGCAGTGGAGAAAGAAAGCCGCGCTGGTGTCAGTGGACCGGGCTCCTCTGTGCCTCTGCTCCTGTGTGGAGTCGTGGATGTAGATGCGACCTGTGGCGAGGGAACAGGGACACTGAGCCGCAGCTCGCCCGGAGCCATGCGCCCGTCGATCCGTGTGCTTCTGTCCGCGCTGGTGTGGTGCACCAGCGGCGGAGGCTCCGCGGAGCTCACCGCGGAGCTCACCGCGGCCGCGGGACGCTCCCTGCATGGCGATGACGGGACCTTTGCAGAGCGGGATCGCGCGGGACAAGGGCCCTCTGAGGAGCGACCACAACAAGAGCCGGACCCCCCGCCAG gTTCTGCATTTAACCTGAGGGTGCAGGTTAGCGATGTGCTGAGTCACCAGTTCCTGAGCCAGGCAGCGGTGGAGGTCTACATCAACTACACCAGGGCCAACGCCGCTCGCACCGGGGAGGACGGCGCCGTTCTGCTTCACGTACCTTACCGACCCGGACTGCCCATCGCAGTTGTGGCCGGCAAGGACGGCTACATTTGCACACTGCTGCCTTGCAGAACCAGCAGGATGCCAAGTGAGATGCtcagat TATTTTCATCAGTGACCATGCCACTACTTGGTCTAAATCAAGGAAACATCTGGCTCTTTGAAGATTCTATCCTGATCACTGGAAAAACATCTG atgcTTGGTCGCAGCCTGTTGTCCAGTTTCCCAGGAGCCTGCTGAATCTGACAGAGGGCAGTAATGTCACCTCGGTCAAAGCCTTCCTGACCGTTCCCCAGCTGTCGTCAGAGGGTGTCAGCTCTCTCAACACATTGGGCATCATGAGCACTAAATCAGGTagatcag GGTTTGTCAGCGTGGAGCTGAGCCCGGTGGCGGCTGTCAGCGTGCAGCTTTTCTCAGGAGACACAGAGTTACGTGTGAGCGGGCCCATCCAGATCAGCCTCAGTGTTCCTGACAGCTGTGGCCTTCAGATGTCCAACGTTGTCCCAGCATGGTTCTTTAACCGGACTACCG GTGGCTGGATGAGAAAAGGTCTAGGGACGGTGGTGACAGTAAAGGGAAAACTCATGTGGACATTCACAGCTCCTCACCTTGGCTACTGGATCGCAGCACCTTTGTCATCTACCAGAG GCTTCTTTGGACTTGCCATTCCCACTGACTTCCTCTTACACCATTCGTCGCTCCTGATGGTCGTCCTCGGAGGAGCGCTCGTTATTGTGATCTGCCTTCTGGTTGGATTGTTGTCATGTCGCAG TTCCCTCAGCGGAAGAGAGACCAAGAGGATCCTACCAGTGATGAGAAAAGACCAAACCACCTCCACATGTGACGAAGAAGTCTTCGAGGTGTATTCAAGGGACGTCTCTCGACCACAGGATGGCCTGAACAGGTTTCTCAAAGAACACGGGGACAACCGACACAAGTCCTCCGTTGGTGGCAGCGTAATAGCCAATCCCAATGCTGTGGCTGTGGGCACCGAACTGGACCTTAACACGGAACCTAACGATGTGGCTTGTTTATACAAAACTGCAGAGCAGATGAGAGTTCAGGCGTCTCTGGCTGagaatttgtttttctacaacCAGCCTGTTGCCATCCTTCATGCCCCAGCATTCTTCCATTTGGAGGAGCAAGAGGAACAGCCCCAGTGGGCCAAGTCAGCCACTCTCCCCCGTGCAGGGGCCTCGAACAGTGCTGCCTCTGAGTCGCTGAGTAAAGACAGCTTCACCCAGACACTGCCAAAAGGTCCGCCTTTGACCCAGAACCAGGAGGTGGAAACGGATGATCAGCTGGGAGTTCTGGGGGCCTCCCGGGGAGCGGCCTCCACCAGCACATCCAGGGCTCACTTCAACCTCCCGGAGTCTGCGTCAGTCCCGGgaacattaaataaaatcagCGACAGCAGGCACTTGGCACCCCAGCCTCCCCGGGCCTGGTTTGTGTCGCTGGAGGGCAAACCTGCCGCCGAGATCCGTTACGCCgtgtcagagcagcagaggagacgaAGGCCGGCGGAGAGTCGGGAAACCAGTTTGGACTCGGGGGTGGACATGAGCGAGCTGAACCAGTCGTCTGGACGGAGGGCTGTCACACTGGAGCGCAATTCTACTTTTGTCAAAAGCGCGTCCAGCAGTAAACACACAGCTCCACAGTAA
- the LOC118282968 gene encoding protein FAM171B-like isoform X4, with protein MGAVEKESRAGVSGPGSSVPLLLCGVVDVDATCGEGTGTLSRSSPGAMRPSIRVLLSALVWCTSGGGSAELTAELTAAAGRSLHGDDGTFAERDRAGQGPSEERPQQEPDPPPGSAFNLRVQVSDVLSHQFLSQAAVEVYINYTRANAARTGEDGAVLLHVPYRPGLPIAVVAGKDGYICTLLPCRTSRMPIFSSVTMPLLGLNQGNIWLFEDSILITGKTSDAWSQPVVQFPRSLLNLTEGSNVTSVKAFLTVPQLSSEGVSSLNTLGIMSTKSGRSGFVSVELSPVAAVSVQLFSGDTELRVSGPIQISLSVPDSCGLQMSNVVPAWFFNRTTGGWMRKGLGTVVTVKGKLMWTFTAPHLGYWIAAPLSSTRGFFGLAIPTDFLLHHSSLLMVVLGGALVIVICLLVGLLSCRRSSLSGRETKRILPVMRKDQTTSTCDEEVFEVYSRDVSRPQDGLNRFLKEHGDNRHKSSVGGSVIANPNAVAVGTELDLNTEPNDVACLYKTAEQMRVQASLAENLFFYNQPVAILHAPAFFHLEEQEEQPQWAKSATLPRAGASNSAASESLSKDSFTQTLPKGPPLTQNQEVETDDQLGVLGASRGAASTSTSRAHFNLPESASVPGTLNKISDSRHLAPQPPRAWFVSLEGKPAAEIRYAVSEQQRRRRPAESRETSLDSGVDMSELNQSSGRRAVTLERNSTFVKSASSSKHTAPQ; from the exons ATGGGGGCAGTGGAGAAAGAAAGCCGCGCTGGTGTCAGTGGACCGGGCTCCTCTGTGCCTCTGCTCCTGTGTGGAGTCGTGGATGTAGATGCGACCTGTGGCGAGGGAACAGGGACACTGAGCCGCAGCTCGCCCGGAGCCATGCGCCCGTCGATCCGTGTGCTTCTGTCCGCGCTGGTGTGGTGCACCAGCGGCGGAGGCTCCGCGGAGCTCACCGCGGAGCTCACCGCGGCCGCGGGACGCTCCCTGCATGGCGATGACGGGACCTTTGCAGAGCGGGATCGCGCGGGACAAGGGCCCTCTGAGGAGCGACCACAACAAGAGCCGGACCCCCCGCCAG gTTCTGCATTTAACCTGAGGGTGCAGGTTAGCGATGTGCTGAGTCACCAGTTCCTGAGCCAGGCAGCGGTGGAGGTCTACATCAACTACACCAGGGCCAACGCCGCTCGCACCGGGGAGGACGGCGCCGTTCTGCTTCACGTACCTTACCGACCCGGACTGCCCATCGCAGTTGTGGCCGGCAAGGACGGCTACATTTGCACACTGCTGCCTTGCAGAACCAGCAGGATGCCAA TATTTTCATCAGTGACCATGCCACTACTTGGTCTAAATCAAGGAAACATCTGGCTCTTTGAAGATTCTATCCTGATCACTGGAAAAACATCTG atgcTTGGTCGCAGCCTGTTGTCCAGTTTCCCAGGAGCCTGCTGAATCTGACAGAGGGCAGTAATGTCACCTCGGTCAAAGCCTTCCTGACCGTTCCCCAGCTGTCGTCAGAGGGTGTCAGCTCTCTCAACACATTGGGCATCATGAGCACTAAATCAGGTagatcag GGTTTGTCAGCGTGGAGCTGAGCCCGGTGGCGGCTGTCAGCGTGCAGCTTTTCTCAGGAGACACAGAGTTACGTGTGAGCGGGCCCATCCAGATCAGCCTCAGTGTTCCTGACAGCTGTGGCCTTCAGATGTCCAACGTTGTCCCAGCATGGTTCTTTAACCGGACTACCG GTGGCTGGATGAGAAAAGGTCTAGGGACGGTGGTGACAGTAAAGGGAAAACTCATGTGGACATTCACAGCTCCTCACCTTGGCTACTGGATCGCAGCACCTTTGTCATCTACCAGAG GCTTCTTTGGACTTGCCATTCCCACTGACTTCCTCTTACACCATTCGTCGCTCCTGATGGTCGTCCTCGGAGGAGCGCTCGTTATTGTGATCTGCCTTCTGGTTGGATTGTTGTCATGTCGCAG AAGTTCCCTCAGCGGAAGAGAGACCAAGAGGATCCTACCAGTGATGAGAAAAGACCAAACCACCTCCACATGTGACGAAGAAGTCTTCGAGGTGTATTCAAGGGACGTCTCTCGACCACAGGATGGCCTGAACAGGTTTCTCAAAGAACACGGGGACAACCGACACAAGTCCTCCGTTGGTGGCAGCGTAATAGCCAATCCCAATGCTGTGGCTGTGGGCACCGAACTGGACCTTAACACGGAACCTAACGATGTGGCTTGTTTATACAAAACTGCAGAGCAGATGAGAGTTCAGGCGTCTCTGGCTGagaatttgtttttctacaacCAGCCTGTTGCCATCCTTCATGCCCCAGCATTCTTCCATTTGGAGGAGCAAGAGGAACAGCCCCAGTGGGCCAAGTCAGCCACTCTCCCCCGTGCAGGGGCCTCGAACAGTGCTGCCTCTGAGTCGCTGAGTAAAGACAGCTTCACCCAGACACTGCCAAAAGGTCCGCCTTTGACCCAGAACCAGGAGGTGGAAACGGATGATCAGCTGGGAGTTCTGGGGGCCTCCCGGGGAGCGGCCTCCACCAGCACATCCAGGGCTCACTTCAACCTCCCGGAGTCTGCGTCAGTCCCGGgaacattaaataaaatcagCGACAGCAGGCACTTGGCACCCCAGCCTCCCCGGGCCTGGTTTGTGTCGCTGGAGGGCAAACCTGCCGCCGAGATCCGTTACGCCgtgtcagagcagcagaggagacgaAGGCCGGCGGAGAGTCGGGAAACCAGTTTGGACTCGGGGGTGGACATGAGCGAGCTGAACCAGTCGTCTGGACGGAGGGCTGTCACACTGGAGCGCAATTCTACTTTTGTCAAAAGCGCGTCCAGCAGTAAACACACAGCTCCACAGTAA